The bacterium genome segment GACGCGCGACGAGGGTAACCGACAGTCCGACGGATGGCTACGCCAAGTTCGGCAGGGCGGTCGCGGACCCCGGCTCAGCGTATGCCGTGCTCCCGCTTGTACGCCGCCCAGTCCGCCTTGAGCTGCTCGAAGGCCTCGAGATCCGGACAGAGCAGGAAGGGATTGTGGGCGCGCTCGTGGGCCAGGGTCGAGTGCGGCATCTCCCCTTCGCCGCCGTAGTAGTCGTGGCCGGGCAGCACCACGGTGTCGCCCGGCAGCTCGAGAATGCGGTGCAGGGACGCCCACTCCGCCGCGGCCGAGGAACCGGGGAAGAACGGGCCGGTGCCGCCCACCTTACCGCAGAACAACAGGTCGCCGGTGGCCAGGAATCCTTCGTAGAGCCAGCAGAGATGGTCCGACGCGTGGCCGGGCGTCTCGAG includes the following:
- a CDS encoding MBL fold metallo-hydrolase, producing the protein MIINDLSCGDIVVQQLHLGGDRNFSYIFGDRTGGEAAIVDPGFGPDELAAAVSGTGLELAHILITHGHADHTGGVARLVELTGARVYALPVATGAPARSVAFPDRLGARSLVALETPGHASDHLCWLYEGFLATGDLLFCGKVGGTGPFFPGSSAAAEWASLHRILELPGDTVVLPGHDYYGGEGEMPHSTLAHERAHNPFLLCPDLEAFEQLKADWAAYKREHGIR